One genomic window of Mustela erminea isolate mMusErm1 chromosome 13, mMusErm1.Pri, whole genome shotgun sequence includes the following:
- the ZBTB7C gene encoding zinc finger and BTB domain-containing protein 7C isoform X3, translating to MANGIDELIGIPFPNHSSEVLCSLNEQRHDGLLCDVLLVVQEQEYRTHRSVLAACSKYFKKLFTAGALASQPYVYEIDFVQPEALAAILDFAYTSTLTITAANVKHILNAARMLEIQCIVNVCLEIMEPGGDGGEEDDKEDDDDDDEDEDEEDEEEEEEEEEEDEDDDTEDFADQENLPDPQDINCHQSPSKTDHLTEKAYSDTPRDFPDSFQAGGPGHLGVIRDFSIESLLRENLYPKANIADRRPSLSPFAPDFFPHLWPGDFGAFAQLPEQPMDSGPLDLVIKNRKIKEEEKEELPPPPPPPFPSDFFKDMFPDLPGGPLGPIKAESDYGAYLNFLSATHLGGLFPPWPLVEERKLKPKASQQCPICHKVIMGAGKLPRHMRTHTGEKPYMCSICEVRFTRQDKLKIHMRKHTGERPYLCIHCNAKFVHNYDLKNHMRIHTGVRPYQCEFCYKSFTRSDHLHRHIKRQSCRMARPRRGRKPAAWRAASLLFGPGGPAPDKAAFVMPPALGEVGGHLGGAAVCLPGPSPAKHFLAAPKGALSLQELERQFEETQMKLFGRAQLEAERDAGGLLAFALAENVAAARPYFPLPDPWAAGLAGLPGLAGLNHVASMSEANN from the exons ATGGCCAATGGCATCGACGAGCTCATCGGCATTCCCTTCCCCAACCACAGCAGTGAGGTCCTGTGCAGCCTGAACGAGCAGCGGCATGACGGCCTGCTCTGCGACGTGCTCCTGGTGGTCCAGGAGCAGGAGTACCGTACCCACCGCTCCGTCCTGGCCGCCTGCAGCAAGTACTTCAAGAAACTCTTCACGGCCGGCGCCCTCGCCAGCCAGCCGTACGTCTACGAGATCGACTTCGTCCAGCCCGAGGCCCTGGCCGCCATCCTGGACTTCGCCTACACGTCCACGCTCACCATCACCGCCGCCAACGTCAAGCACATCCTCAACGCTGCCAGGATGCTGGAGATCCAGTGCATCGTGAACGTGTGTCTGGAGATCATGGAGCCCGGCGGGGACGGCGGGGAGGAGGACGACAAGGAGGACGACGATGACGACGACGAGGACGAggatgaggaggatgaggaggaggaggaggaggaagaggaggaggacgaggacgaCGACACAGAGGACTTCGCCGATCAAGAAAACTTGCCTGACCCCCAGGACATCAACTGCCACCAAAGCCCTTCCAAGACGGACCATCTCACCGAGAAGGCCTATTCGGACACACCCAGGGACTTCCCCGACTCCTTCCAGGCCGGCGGCCCTGGGCATCTGGGTGTGATCCGGGACTTCTCCATCGAATCTCTGCTGAGGGAGAACCTGTACCCCAAGGCCAACATCGCTGACAGGAGACCCTCTTTATCGCCGTTCGCCCCCGACTTCTTCCCGCACCTCTGGCCGGGGGACTTCGGTGCCTTTGCCCAGCTGCCCGAGCAGCCCATGGACAGTGGGCCACTAGACCTGGTCATCAAGAACCGGAAGatcaaggaagaggagaaggaggagctgcccccacccccaccgccccccttCCCTAGCGACTTCTTCAAGGACATGTTCCCCGACCTTCCCGGGGGGCCGCTGGGCCCCATCAAGGCGGAGAGTGACTACGGTGCCTATCTCAACTTCCTGAGTGCCACCCACCTGGGGGGCCTCTTCCCGCCGTGGCCGCTGGTGGAGGAGCGCAAGCTGAAGCCCAAGGCCTCCCAGCAGTGCCCCATCTGCCACAAGGTCATCATGGGGGCCGGGAAGCTGCCGCGGCACATGAGGACCCACACCGGGGAGAAGCCATACATGTGCAGTATCTGTGAGGTCCGCTTCACCAG GCAGGACAAGCTGAAGATCCACATGCGGAAGCACACGGGGGAGCGGCCCTACCTGTGCATCCACTGCAACGCCAAGTTCGTGCACAACTACGACCTCAAGAACCACATGCGCATCCACACGGGCGTGCGGCCCTACCAGTGCGAGTTCTGCTACAAGAGCTTCACGCGCTCCGACCACCTGCACCGCCACATCAAGCGCCAGAGCTGCCGCATGGCCCGGCCCCGGCGCGGCCGCAAGCCCGCCGCCTGGAGGGCCGCCAGCCTGCTCTTCGGGCCCGGCGGCCCGGCGCCCGACAAGGCGGCCTTCGTGATGCCTCCCGCGCTGGGCGAGGTGGGCGGCCACCTGGGCGGGGCGGCCGTGTGCCTCCCGGGCCCCAGCCCCGCCAAGCACTTCCTGGCGGCGCCCAAGGGCGCGCTGAGCCTGCAGGAGCTCGAGCGGCAGTTCGAGGAGACGCAGATGAAGCTGTTCGGGCGCGCGCAGCTGGAGGCCGAGAGGGACGCCGGGGGCCTGCTGGCCTTCGCGCTGGCCGAGAACGTGGCGGCCGCGCGGCCCTACTTCCCGCTGCCTGACCCGTGGGCCGCGGGCCTGGCTGGCCTCCCGGGGCTCGCGGGCCTCAACCACGTGGCCTCCATGTCTGAAGCCAACAACTAG